The following are encoded together in the Equus quagga isolate Etosha38 chromosome 1, UCLA_HA_Equagga_1.0, whole genome shotgun sequence genome:
- the IL17RA gene encoding interleukin-17 receptor A, with translation MGAPRRGPPVFPGPPPGLLPLLLLLLLLLSGLAPGRASPRLLEHPAPVCSQQGLNCTVKNSTCLDDSWLHPPHLTPSSPKDVQIQLHFAHTQQGDLLPVIHIEWTLQTDASILYLEGAELSVLQLSTNERLCVTFEFLSRLKHHHKRWRFIFAHFVVEPGQEYEVTVHHLPKPFPHGDPNHQSRNFLVPDCMDPRMRITTPCVSSGSLWDPNITVETLEAHRLRVGFTLWNESARYQILLSSFPHMENQSCFDDVQNILKHTPEASHQRANITLTLSDFNWCCRHHVQIQPFFSSCLNDCLRHTVTVPCPEIPDTPDSIADYMPLWVYGFITGLVVLLVASVILLVVCMAWRLPGSHHEKYGNDTKNTEVLPAAGLTPPPLKPRKVWIVYSADHPLYVDVVLKFAQFLLTVCGTEVALDLLEEQVISEVGVMTWVGRQKQEMVESNSKIIILCSRGTQAKWQAILGWEEPAIQLRCDHRKPAGDLFTAAMNMILPDFKKPACFGTYIVCYFSDISGESDIPDLFNITPRYPLMDKFEEVYFRIQDLEMFEPGRMHRVGVLAGENYLQNPSGWQLREAVERFREWQAQWPDWFERENLCLADDQDLPSLDEEVFEEPLLPPRGGIIKQKPLVREPASEGCLVLDLLVGEEGRGMSRLEPQLQPQGELAAQTLQTTVVPVKIPPAQAVEPVPGAVEGHAASRFAVVEGQEACPLLEGCGPQRNSVLLLSDSEDLPLYSTPPASPDHLPEDVREQLEDLMFSLFQQSLSCQAQERWRRPAVALQGPHTPCEEGQRQSVQSDQGYISRSSPQPPDGLTEMEDDGEQDLGKSAEPLSPEDLESLRSLQQQLFFQELRKNSGWDSVEPETPAL, from the exons GGGCTGAACTGCACAGTCAAGAATA GCACCTGCCTGGATGACAGCTGGCTCCACCCTCCACACctgaccccctcctccccaaaagaCGTCCAGATCCAGCTGCACTTTGCCCACACCCAGCAAGGAGACCTGCTCCCTGTGATTCACATCGAATGGACACTGCAGACAGATG CCAGCATCCTGTACCTGGAGGGTGCAGAGTTATCTGTCCTGCAGCTGAGCACCAATGAACGTTTGTGTGTCACGTTTGAGTTTCTGTCCAGACTGAAGCACCATCACAAGCGG tGGCGTTTTATCTTCGCTCACTTTGTGGTAGAGCCTGGCCAGGAGTACGAGGTGACCGTCCACCACCTGCCCAAGCCTTTCCCTCACGGGGACCCAAACCACCAGTCCAGGAACTTCCTCGTGCCTG ACTGCATGGACCCCAGGATGAGGATAACCACGCCGTGTGTGAGCTCAG GCAGCCTGTGGGATCCCAACATCACTGTGGAGACCCTGGAGGCCCACCGGCTACGGGTGGGCTTCACCCTGTGGAATGAATCTGCCCGTTACCAGATCCTGCTGAGCAGCTTTCCACACATGGAGAACCAGAGCTGCTTCGATGACGTACAGAATATACTCAAG CACACACCAGAGGCTTCCCACCAGCGGGCCAACATCACGCTCACCCTATCCGACTTTAATTGGTGCTGCCGCCACCACGTGCAG ATCCAGCCCTTCTTCAGCAGCTGTCTGAACGACTGCCTCAGACACACTGTGACCGTACCCTGCCCGGAAATTCCAGATACTCCAG ACTCGATTGCAG ACTATATGCCGCTGTGGGTGTACGGGTTCATCACGGGCCTCGTCGTCCTGCTAGTGGCTTCCGTCATCCTGCTGGTCGTCTGCATGGCCTGGAGGCTGCCTG ggTCTCATCATGAAAAATACGGtaatgacaccaaaaacacag AAGTCCTGCCTGCTGCCGGcctgactcccccacccctgaAGCCCAGGAAGGTCTGGATTGTCTACTCCGCCGACCACCCCCTCTATGTGGATGTGGTCCTAAAGTTTGCCCAGTTCCTGCTCACCGTCTGCGGCACTGAAGTGGCCCTCGACCTGCTGGAGGAACAGGTTATCTCAGAGGTGGGCGTCATGACCTGGGTGGGCCGCCAGAAGCAGGAAATGGTGGAGAGCAACTCCAAGATCATCATCCTGTGCTCCCGAGGCACCCAGGCCAAGTGGCAAGCCATCCTGGGCTGGGAGGAACCCGCCATCCAGCTTCGGTGTGACCACCGGAAGCCCGCCGGGGACCTTTTCACGGCGGCCATGAACATGATCCTACCAGACTTTAAGAAGCCAGCCTGCTTTGGCACCTACATCGTCTGCTACTTCAGTGACATCAGTGGTGAGAGTGACATCCCTGACCTCTTCAACATCACCCCCAGGTACCCACTCATGGACAAGTTTGAGGAGGTATACTTCCGGATCCAGGACCTGGAGATGTTTGAACCTGGCCGGATGCACCGTGTTGGGGTGCTCGCAGGTGAAAATTACCTGCAGAACCCCAGCGGCTGGCAGCTCAGGGAAGCTGTGGAGAGGTTCCGGGAGTGGCAGGCTCAGTGGCCTGACTGGTTTGAGCGTGAGAACCTTTGCCTGGCAGATGACCAGGACCTCCCATCCCTGGACGAAGAGGTGTTTGAAGAGCCGCTGCTGCCACCGAGAGGAGGGATCATCAAGCAAAAGCCTCTGGTGCGGGAGCCTGCCTCTGAGGGCTGCCTGGTGCTAGATCTGCTTGTcggtgaggaaggaagaggaatgtCAAGGCTGGAACCTCAGCTTCAGCCCCAGGGGGAGCTGGCAGCCCAGACCCTGCAAACTACAGTGGTCCCTGTGAAGATTCCTCCAGCTCAGGCAGTGGAACCCGTCCCTGGAGCTGTGGAGGGCCACGCAGCCAGCCGGTTCGCCGTGGTGGAGGGTCAGGAGGCCTGCCCACTGCTGGAGGGCTGTGGCCCCCAGCGGAACAgtgtcctcctcctctctgactCAGAGGACCTGCCACTCTACAGCACCCCGCCGGCGTCACCTGACCACCTCCCAGAGGACGTGAGGGAGCAGCTTGAAGACTTGATGTTCTCACTCTTCCAGCAGAGTCTGAGCTGCCAGGCCCAGGAGCGGTGGAGGAGGCCAGCCGTGGCCCTGCAAGGCCCACACACACCCTGCGAGGAGGGCCAGCGGCAGTCCGTGCAGTCAGACCAGGGCTATATCTCCAGGAGCTCCCCGCAGCCGCCCGACGGACTTACAGAGATGGAGGACGACGGAGAGCAGGACCTGGGAAAGTCGGCTGAGCCACTCTCTCCTGAGGACCTGGAGAGCCTGAGAAGCCTTCAGCAACAGCTTTTCTTCCAGGAGCTTCGGAAGAACTCTGGCTGGGACAGCGTGGAGCCAGAGACGCCGGCCTTGTAG